GAGCGCGAGGCCATCCTGGGCATCCAGCGGGAGGCGCAGCGCATCGCCGACTTCAACAGCATCAAGCTGGGGGGGAACAACCCCTACACCTCGGTCACCCCACAGATCATCAACTCCAAGTGGGAGCGGGTGAGTGCCCCCCGGCGGGGCGCCGCTCTGCACAGCACCACGGCCCCGGCCGAGGTTTGTCCCCGCTCCCGTGGGGGTTTCCAGCGCCGCCTCTCGCCCCTCGCAGGTCCAGCAGCTGGTGCCCAAGCGGGACCACGCCTTGCTCGACgagcagagcaagcagcagTCCAACGAGCACCTACGGCGGCAGTTCGCCAGCCAGGCCAACATCGTGGGGCCCTGGATCCAGACCAAGATGGAGGTGAGGGCTCGGCCGGCGCCGTGCGGTTGTCCCCGGGGGGCTCGTGCCGGGGCTGGCGTGCCATCCAGCCTccggggagctggggaaggcagagccGCCATGCTGCGAGCAccctctgcagccagagctggccGGGGTCAAAAACTTCGAGATGAATCCCTTGGGAAAGTCAGCCTGGCACCGGCGGTCCCCACGGTGCAGCTCCTCGCGTCCCCCCCTCACCCCACTGGGGTTGTGCCCCCGCAGGAGATCGGGCGCATCTCCATCGAGATGAACGGCACGCTGGAGGACCAGCTGAACCACCTGAAGCAGTACGAGCAGAGCATCGTGGACTACAAGCCCAACATCgacctgctggagcagcagcaccagctcatCCAGGAGGCGCTGATCTTCGACAACAAGCACACCAACTACACCATGGAGGTGGGTGCCCAAGGGAGGGGTCCCAGCCTCGGGCGCGGAGCTGAGCTGTGCCTCAGCCACCTCCGGGCGGCTGGGTGTGCCCGGCCAGGCAGAGGGAGCGGGGAGAGCCCGGTGCCACCCAAGGGTGCCCCGTCACCGCCAGGGAGCAGTGAGTCAGGGCGCGGGAGCTCCCACGGGtggctcccagcccctgcacctCCCTGTGGCGGCCGCGGTAAGCGCGTCCCGGGGGGGGCTCCCGCTTCGCCCGCCGGCTGCGTGGTGCTctgggaccccccccggccATTCTCACCGCCCTCTCCCCCGCAGCACATCCGtgtgggctgggagcagctcctcaCCACCATCGCCCGCACCATCAACGAGGTGGAGAACCAGATCCTGACCCGCGACGCCAAGGGCATCAGCCAGGAGCAGATGCAGGAGTTCCGGGCGTCCTTCAACCACTTTGACAAGGTACCGGGCACCTCCAGCGCGCCGCTGCTGCCGAAAGCTCCCCCTGCGGGGCAGAGCTCGGCCGCCGGCCCCCCGTGGGGCTGACGTGGGGCTCCCCGTCCCCCACccccctgctgctctcccagaggaGCGAGACCCCCGGGCTTCCTTTTCCCTGTTCCGACGCAGTGGGGGAAGCAGAGCGGAGCCCTGCTCTCGGCCCCCGCCGCGCTCCACTAACGGcgtctttccttccttcccctccgtGCATGCTGCGCCCCCCccgctcctctccctcctccgATGCCCCCCCGTGATTCTGTGACCCCCCCTTGGCCCCCATGGTGCAGGACCACGGCGGTGCCCTGGGACCGGAGGAGTTCAAAGCCTGCCTCATCAGCCTGGGCTACGACGTGGAGAACGACAGACAGGTACCGAGCCCGGCCGCTGCGCAGCGCCGCCCTTCACcgctctccttcctctcttcctcccctcccccgtggtcttcctccccttcctcacaCGCTCCTCCGACCTGTGTCCCTGCTGGATTTTGccctttccctgcctgctgcaccgCGCCGGCTCCCAAACCGTCGCTGTTAACTCgatctctgcctctctctcctcctccccctgccctgccgcgtcttccttcctcttcctcctcctctgcatgCGCTGCCCgtctctgccttcctcctctcctctccctcctcctcctcctcctcctcctctgggagTAGAAGCGCACGGGAAGCATGGACACGGATGACTTCCGAGCTCTCCTTATCTCCACGGGATCCAGCCTGGTATGctctctgctctcttctcccttttatttcccccccGTCCCTTTCTGGTCGTCTTCTCGTCGCTGCGCGCCCCTGAGGCTTGGGGAAGGGGCTCATGGGCACGAGGGGACCGTGCCCAAGgggtggcggcggcgctgggACCTCCCCTCgcagcccctctgcctcccagcctAAAACTGGGGCACGGcgcagcctcctgccctggtTCCTTCAGCCCGGGgacttggtggtggtgggcgAGCCCCCGTGGGGGCTCCCTGCCCGACCCCCCCTGACTGCGgcctccttccctgcagggcGACGCCGAGTTCAACCGCATCATGAGCCTCGTGGACCCCAACGGCAGCGGCATCGTCACCTTCCAGGCCTTCATCGACTTCATGTCCCGCGAGACGACCGACACCGACACGGCCGACCAGGTCATCGCCTCCTTCAAGGTCCTGGCCGGCGACAAGGTGAGCGCCAGCCCCgtccccggggccgggggggccctgcccgcGGTGCTCCCCCCCCTcacctctcccccccccccccagaactACATCACGGCCGAGGAGCTGCGGCGCGAGCTGCCCCCCGAGCAGGCCGAGTACTGCATCGCCCGCATGGCGCCGTACCGGGGTCCCGACGCCGCGCCGGGCGCCCTGGACTACAAATCCTTCTCCACCGCGCTCTACGGCGAGAGCGACCTCTGAGGCCGCCGCGGCAGCACCAAGCGCGGGCGCTTTGTCCCCACCTCTGcgcccccccctgccccccggggggggacacacacgaagccgcggccgcccccgggggggggagcCGGTTATTGCATATTATACCGCCCACGTTACCTatgcaatgatttatttttgtttaattttattttttttcccacttttcgctctgtggggagggaggggggcgcTCGCCCTTCAGGCGCTTGGGGGTTCTCgagggggggcagcggggagcctCGAAGCACCCAGCAGCTGACatcgttatttttttttttaatatacccctttctggtgttttctttcAACTGGCCCAGGGCCCTctgctgtccccccccccccgtaggAAGCGGAgccccccccctcctgccctgcctctctTTAATTTATGCCTCTGTCGAGCAGAAATCCCCCCCCCTGCACCAGCCGCCCTTCGCCACGTGCTTCCTCCCGCATCCaggttccccccccccggcttcCCCTTGCCCTCTGTTCGAATTCCTCCGAATTCTTCCGAATTCCTGTTCTGCAGAGCGGCAGCGGAgcccctgggggctgctccttccgctcccccccccagcaaacCCTCCCGGGACACGGCGGGGCACGGAGGCAGCGCCAGTCGTCGTCCCCCCCCCTTCACCCCCTCCCCGCACCCTCCAGCCTTGGAGCAGGTTTTTCTGAGGaccaaaaatttaaaaaaaaaaaaacacaaaaaaattaaaaaaccaCACCACCCACACAGAAGCctgatcttttaaaatttaaatgaaatcaagaAGGTTCCTATTTACTTTATTAACTGACggatttattatataaatatatattcaccTCGCAGCATTATACTACCGGTTTTCTTTTGTCATGTAATTAAAGTATTGCTGAGACCTGGCGTGACGGAGCCTGCGCCGTTCCTCGCGGCGGGTGTCCCCCTCGGCCCCCTCTTTGCGCCCCACGaacctccccccacccccccgccagccccatTCAGCCCTCTTTGGAGCCCCAAAAACCCGCCTGTGTCCCAAAAGACACCTTCGTGCCACATCACATCCACCCCCTCTTTGGGACCAGATAAACCACCCCGTACCCCAATAACCACCTCCGTGTCCCCGTACACCTCCATGTGGGACCCCATAAGCACCCCCCAAATCCCAACAGGCGCCTTTGTGTCCCCAcgtaacccccccccccccccccccccccccactccgTCCCAGTAAATACCGCCGTGTTGCCATAAACCCACCCTTTGGCCCCAATAAACGCCTTTCCCCTAACCACCTCCGTGTCATCACACACCTGCCCTTTGGGACCCTCTAAAGCCCCTGCAGCCCGACAGACACCGCCGTGTCACCAAGTActcccccccccgggcccctaTAAACCCTACTCGGGTGCCATAAACACCTCTGTGCCATCATCTATGATCTACTGGGACACAAAAGCCAACAGGCAGCGCTGCACCCCATTTCCCCACCCTTTGGGCCCCCATTAAGCCCTTTACACCCTCTATGGGATCCCACATATACCTGTCCCCGTCTCCATAAACACCATCGTGCCCCATATACCTCCTTTAGGACCCCATAACCCCTCCCCGGTTACCCACGTGTCCCAGTGGGTAACTATGGCCCCATACACCCCATGGGACCACCCCCActgcagaccccccccccccccccgggtgccCTGGGGCCCCCTCGGGGCTGAGGAAGGACACGGGCCGGGGGCACAGCCGCGTTTATTGCGGAGGGGCCGCGCCGACCCTACAGCTTGGCGTAGGCGACGTCCTCGGGGCGCTTCTTCTCCATGGCCGCCTGCGCCGACTTGAGGATGTCGTCGGTCTGCAGCATGCTCATGTTCCAGGCGGCCTGGGCACGGCACGGGGTCAGGGACAgtgacagggacagggatggggctgggggggccggggcggcgccTCACCATGAAGCGGAGGCTGTCGTGGACTGGGTGGTCCCGCGAGTACACCAGGTTCACCTTGGTGCCCTGCACGGCCACCGGGCTCCGCGCCGCGATGGCGGCCGCCAGCTCCAGGGCGCCCCGCAGCAGCGCCGCCTTGTCCGGGAAGACGCGGCTGCGGGGGAAACGGGGCTGCCAGCGGGGACGGGGCCGGCACGGGGACCCCCGCCGTGTCCCCAGGacgcccccccccggggctgctcctcaCCTCACCAGGCCGCAGCTCTGCGCCTCAGGGGCCATCATCTTGCGCGCGGTGAAGGCCAGCTCGTTGACAAGGCTgcgggggggacacggggggtGAAGTGGGGTCCCGcctacacccccccccccccccgccaaggTCCccaccccggtgtccccccccccccgcaaggCGGTGTCCCCCCACCTCTGGCTGCCCACGATCTTCGGGAGGCGCTGCAGGGTGCCCACGTCGGCCGCCAGCCCTATGTCCACCTCCTGCGGGGACAGGGAGGCgcgtggggacacggggacatcaTGGGGACATGTGGGAcagcttggggacatggggggggggtgacatGGGGACATGTGGGAcagcttggggacatggggggggggggtgacatgGGGACATGTGGGAcagcttggggacatggggggggtGACATGGGGACATGTGGGAcagcttggggacatggggggggggtgacatGGGGACATGTGGGAcagcttggggacatggggggggtGACATGGGGACATGTGGGAcagcttggggacatggggccCTGGGGCCACGCAGGAGCACGTGGAGCTGCtgaagacccccccccccccccggggacgTCCCAGGAGACAccaagaggagcagcagggatgccCGAGGGGCTCCAGGGACGTGGCGGGGACATTTAAGGGCCACCAGGGCTGGCTGAAGGTCCCTGGGGCCAcctgggggggtccctggggccaccggggggggggggaaatcccACAGGGCCACCTGAGGGCCCCCCCCACACCCACCTTCACCTGGAACCAGGCGTCTTCGGTGCAGTAGCGGATGTCGCAGGCAGAGATGAGGTCGACGCCTGCCAAAAAAAGACCTTGGGGTCCAcggggcgcccccccccccccccatgttccagccatgcccccccccccccccgtgtccccgctCACCTCCACCAATGCAGGCGCCGTGCACGGCAGCAATCACCGGCTTGGGGCACTGCAGGAGAGATGGGGGGAATTAGGGGAAGGGGGGAttaggggctgggggagggtgttaggagctgggggggggggcattagggtgggggggggggtggggggggctctGTCCTTTTGCTCCCACCTTCTCCAGCACCGAGAAGCTCTCCTGGTACTGGCGGatcttctgctgcagctgccaggcttTGCGCGCCGTGTCCTCGCCCCCCACCATCAGGAACTCGCTGCCCATCTCCACCAGGTCAATCCCTGggggcaccccccccccccgaggggTTCAGGGGCGCCCAGACCCCTCCCCGAGCCCCTCAggtcccgccccccccccccttcctccccccctcccaaCTGGGCTCAAgcacggccccgctgctgaGATCCCCTAAAAGGAGATAAAATGGCCCCGAAACCCCGCAGGGGGGGGGTCCTGGAGattggggggcggggggcacccAGTGAAGGGGGGGGGATTCCCAATCAAGCAGGGGGATACCcaataaagggggggggggggcacccaatAAAGAGGGGGGTACccagttgggggggggggcacccaatGAATGGGGGGGGGCACCCAACGGAAGGAGGGGGGTATCTAGTGAAGGGGGGGGGCACCCAATGTcaggggggggggcacccaccTGCCGTGAAGATCTTCCCGGCCCCCGAGATGACGACGGCACGGCAGGCGGGGTCCTGCGCGATGCCCTGGAAGCActccaccatctccctgggGGGGGAACacggcgctggggggggggggtacggGACAACACCCGGGGGGGGCAGATAAACCCCCGGGGGGGTCCTTACCTCCAGAAGGCGGCGTTCATGGCGTTCCGCTTCTCGGGGCGGTGCAGCTCCACGTGCACGACGTGCTCGCGCTCGGGGGTCACCCGCAGGGTCTCAAAGGAGCGgtcccgggggggcggcggcggcgccccccccgCCTGCGACGCCATCGGCCGGGCCAGCAGGcggagagctgggggggggggggggagggttacggggggggcacggggcaatgcgggggggctgggggggggctggggggaacTGGGCTGGGACTGGAGGCACTGGGGAAGGACTGGGGGAAACTGGGGAGGTCctgggggggggtcagggggaGGGCACAGGGGGTCCCTGGGGAGGAGATCAcgggggggccctggggggaTCACGGGGAGGtctgggggggtcccgggggggtcTGGGAGGCTCCTGGCTGGGCCGGGGGCTTCAGGGAAGGCACCAAGGGGGGGTCCCTGGGCAAGGGGCTGGGCGGGGggtcccgcccccccccccctcacgTCCCCCCCCACTCACgtcccccccgcagccccgcagccagcGCCGCCATCAGCCGCCGCCGAGTCCTCCAGGCCCCGAGGTCAGCGAGTGGGCGGGCCAGAgcgccgccccctcccgccccccggCCTGGCGGAAGCGCCGCCCGGCGGACCGGAAGCGGCTTcgctcctcctccccccaaccCGGAAGCGCCGCCTTttccccgttcccccccccccgagcccggTGCCCCcacggcgcggggggggggggggagagcacCGGGAGCCGCCCCCACCCCCCGGCGCTGTTCCTCggtccccccccagccccgtacCCCAAAGGCCGCAGCGCTGGGGCGGCTCCaaacctcctcctccccccccccagggcaccccaaacctcccccccccaagtGCCCTCAAGCCTCCCCCCCCACAAGGGGCCCCCCCCAACGGGGGGGGGGCCTTGCCCAcaaccccccccagcccccacgGCGGCGGCAGCGACGTTTTCCAAACGTTTATTGAAAGGCGCCGCGGGCCCcagcggcggggggggggggcagggggggcacaCGCACAGTCGTCCTTAaaaatgggggggaaaaaatgaggggggggaggggagaaaaaaaagggggggggggcaccgccGCGGGTGGCCTCTGCTCcacttggctttatttttttaaaaaaaaaaaaggaaaatgaaccaAACCGACGAGGGCGGGGGGGCCCCGCGGGGGGGGCCGCTTAGGAGGCGTGCTGGGCCGTGGAGAAGCAGAGCTTGAGCGTGTAGGGGTACGGCCCGTCTGCGGGGAGACAGAGGGTTAACAGTGAGGGGGGAaccggggggctcggggtgaACTGGGGGGAATgcgggggggttgggggtgggttgggggaaaaaaggggggcTTGGGGTTGGTTGGGGTAAATAGAGGGGAATCAGGGGGGTCTGGGGTAAATAGGGGGGAATTGGGGGAGTTCAGGGGGGTTTGGCTTAAATAAAGGTGAAGTTGGGGGGCTTGGGGGTGGTTTGGGTTGAATAGAGGGGAattggggggggtgggggtgtttGGGGTTTAATAAAGGGGAAAGCGGAGTTGGTTTGGCTTAACTAGATATCGGCAAAGCTGAATTTGGGGGTGTTTTGGGTTCAATAACGGTGAATTTGGGATTGCTTCAGCTTAACTAGACGTTAGCAAAGGTGAATGGGGGAATTTGGGGGTGTTTTGGGTTCAATAAAGGTGAATTTGGGGTTGTTTTGGCCTCTTGAGCCCCCCGCGGCCACTTACTGGGGTTCTTCATCTGGTAGTGGTTGAGGAAGCCGAGGGTCTCGAGCGCGTCGCTCTTGGACTCCCACTCGAGCAGCCCCGAGGAGCTGCGCTCGCCTGCGGACGAGTGCCCCTTCCTCAGcccggcggctgcgggcggccgTGCCGCCCCCGTCCCggcccccccgggacccccgccGGGGCAGGGAGCACCCGCGCGGCCGCTCCCTGCCCTCCCGCACTTACTCTTCCCCGAAAACACCTTGACGGAGGACGGCCGCTTGACGCCCAGCTCATCGCAGATCTGCGAACGCCGAAAATGCATCAAAAACACGCAAACCGGGGGATTTGGCCCCGAAGGGCGCGaggagggggggcgggggaggaaGGCTGGCGGCGCACCTCGTAGAAGTTGTCCTCGGTCACCTCGAGGGGGGCGTTGAAGAAGTGCAGCACGTTGCTGGGGTGCTGGATCCTGTTCTTGGCCGCCTGCTCGGGGGTGGAGAAGCGGTTGTTGCGCGAGCCGCTGAAGTCCTTGTAGCTGCACGAGCCGTCCTCCAGCCCGTACGACTGCCCGGGCATGATGGCCTGCTGCTTGGACACgctgcggggacggggggggctcagcacgGCCGCGGtgctgccccccggcccccccaggacccccccggcccccgggaCCCACCAGACGTTGAGCTTCTGCCCGAACATGAAGTTGTTGTTGAGGTGCGTGATGGCGCGGTCCACGGCGTAGCCGTCCGCCATCTCCACCATGGCCGCGCCCGGCTTGCTCTTCATGAACTTCACCTGGGGAACACCCGAAATGAGCCATTTTCCGAGAGTTTTGCCCCAAAAtgccctgccggggggggcGCGCGGCCGCGCTCACCTTCTCCACGTTGCCGTAGAGGCAGAAGATGTTGAAGACGCGGTCGCAGTTCATCTTGGACTGGTCCAGGCCGTACACCATCAGCACGGGGCTGTCGGCGTGGGGGCCGTactcggggggggggcgggcgggggggggcgggtgcCCGTACTGGGGGCCGTAGCGGCTGGGCCCCCGGCGGTGCCCCCCAACGGGGGGCCCCATCCTCCTGCCTTCGtagtggggcggggggggggccgtaGCCCTCGTCGTGGTAGTGCCCGTGGTAGCCGCCGTGGGGGCCTCCTGGGGGGGGGAGCACGGTTGAGAGGGTTGGGACTCCTGCCGgcacccccgtgccccccccccgccgccccgcgccctaCCGTACTCCGCCGGGTGGTCCCCGAGGAGGGGGGGCTGCCGCTGCCGCTTGCTGGGGTTGCCGCCGGGCTCGCCTGCGGGGGGGAAGCAGAGGGGGGGGCACAAGCGtcacggggagggggggggacgCAGCTCCGGGGTCCCCCCCTCCGAGTCCCTGACGCCCTGGCCCCGGAGGctttttgaggggggggggggtcccaagCGGCTCCTGGAGGCgttttgtccccccccccaggagcagagggcctgagccctctccctgctcccccccaccccgctgctgccccccccACACCCAAATTTCCCTcccgtgtccccgtccccccccccaagtcgCCCGCGGGGACCGGGACGGGGCTGCCCGCAGCGCCCCCGCTGCGCGCCCCCAGCTCCGGGCCGCCGCCGGTTTCTTTTAacaaccataaaaaaaaaaaccaaaacactaaaaacaaataaattaaggtacagaaagaaactaaaacaaagtGGCAAGACATCCACCCCCCCCGAcaaaggggagagggggggcGAGACCGGTACAGGCAGCAAAGCACCAGCGGGACTCGGTCAGAGGAGCCGCCAGCCGCGGCCGGGACGCGCTCAGGTcgctcttctcttcccttcgCCTGCTCCGAGGCCGGTGCCAGCCCCACAAGGACGGAAAAGGGCTACTTACAgcgggggggcgggcgggcccCGCGCCGGGGAAAAACGCGCTCTTTCTCTTACCATTGGACGCGTCAAGAGTGAGTTAGCACAGTTGTGAAAGATGGCGGCCCATCAAACATACACTGCGACCCTGCATCACATGGTTTCAGAGTCACAAACACAGGTCAAAGGCACGGAACCGCTACAATTCgcttaaaaaaaagcaaagtctcttaaaaaaaaagcaaagtctctaaaaaaaaagcaaagtctttaaaaaaactAAAGTCTCTTAAAAAGGCTAAGCTCTTTTAAAAGCCTCAACTCCTTAAAAGAACCTAACAGCGTTAAAAAAAGCTCGAGTCTTTAGGAAAACctgacagctttaaaaaacCTGACATCCTCAAAGCAAAGTCAAATCCTTTAGACCAAAGGAAAATCCTTCAAAAGCAAAGCCTTTCGCAAGGCAAGGTCTCACGGCTGCTCGGCCCTCAGGTACCGCAGGTACCGGCCGAGGGGGTGGTGAGGGGGAGTGTTCCTCCGTGTGGTGTGCGGTGTCGGTGTCGGGGCGCTGCTCGCGGTGTGCGTGTCTCCTCTGTGAGCGCGCGTGTGCCGCGCGCACGGCCCCGCTACGGCCTGCCAGGGCTCTGTGTGCCCCGGGGCTCgctttgggttttgcttttcctccgCTCGGCGCTGGCAACGGCGGCAGGTGAGGCCCGCGGGAGGAGCCGAGCGAGCAAAGGAGCTGCCCTCCCCCAGCAAGCCGCGCTGAGCGCCATCCTAAGTCTTGGAGGGCCTCGGATCTACTCCGTTCTCCGATAAAGGCGCCGCCGGCCGTGTGCTGAGGACCCTCTGGGCTGTGTTTCCTAGGCGTGTGTACCTTCTCGGGCTCGGTGTGCCTTGGTTTAAGTAAGAGGAGTGTCTGCTGGGGCATGCGGCGcctctttctctgtgctgcagataGTCCTTGGGCCGCGGGGCCGTGTCCTTGCTGCACTGAGCTCTGGGTGCTGCTTGGCTCTGGATGCTGCGTGTTTTCTCCagtgaggttttttgtttttggttatttttggtTTTTCTACACTGTGTGGTGGTGTGAGCAGTGTGCAGAGGCAGGTCGGGACTTCCGCCGTGGTACGGTCCCCGTTtaaaaacggggggggggggcgtccgGCCGTCCGGCGGGGAAGGCAGCGATTCCTCGGCGGGGACCGCGGCGAcccccccgcgcccgccgcccccgcttCGAGGCCGACAGCCCCGGCTTTCAAACGGGACCGGGAGGGACCCCCGGGGGGGGTTCGGGCGGCGTTCGCCCCGGTAAATCTCCCGGGAGCCGGCGCCTCCCCCCCGGTTTCGCCCACGCGCGGCCCCGCTGC
Above is a genomic segment from Cygnus atratus isolate AKBS03 ecotype Queensland, Australia unplaced genomic scaffold, CAtr_DNAZoo_HiC_assembly HiC_scaffold_41, whole genome shotgun sequence containing:
- the HNRNPL gene encoding LOW QUALITY PROTEIN: heterogeneous nuclear ribonucleoprotein L (The sequence of the model RefSeq protein was modified relative to this genomic sequence to represent the inferred CDS: deleted 1 base in 1 codon); translation: MPKKRQALVEFEDILGACNAVNYAADNQIYIAGHPAFVNYSTSQKISRPGDADDSRGVNNVLLFTILNPIYSITTDVLYTICNPCGPVQRIVIFRKNGVQAMVEFDSVQSAQRAKASLNGADIYSGCCTLKIEYAKPTRLNVFKNDQDTWDYTNPNLSGQGEPGGNPSKRQRQPPLLGDHPAEYGGPHGGYHGHYHDEGYGPPPPHYEGRRMGPPVGGHRRGPSRYGPQYGHPPPPARPPPEYGPHADSPVLMVYGLDQSKMNCDRVFNIFCLYGNVEKVKFMKSKPGAAMVEMADGYAVDRAITHLNNNFMFGQKLNVCVSKQQAIMPGQSYGLEDGSCSYKDFSGSRNNRFSTPEQAAKNRIQHPSNVLHFFNAPLEVTEDNFYEICDELGVKRPSSVKVFSGKSERSSSGLLEWESKSDALETLGFLNHYQMKNPNGPYPYTLKLCFSTAQHAS
- the ECH1 gene encoding delta(3,5)-Delta(2,4)-dienoyl-CoA isomerase, mitochondrial: MAALAAGLRGGPLRLLARPMASQAGGAPPPPPRDRSFETLRVTPEREHVVHVELHRPEKRNAMNAAFWREMVECFQGIAQDPACRAVVISGAGKIFTAGIDLVEMGSEFLMVGGEDTARKAWQLQQKIRQYQESFSVLEKCPKPVIAAVHGACIGGGVDLISACDIRYCTEDAWFQVKEVDIGLAADVGTLQRLPKIVGSQSLVNELAFTARKMMAPEAQSCGLVSRVFPDKAALLRGALELAAAIAARSPVAVQGTKVNLVYSRDHPVHDSLRFMAAWNMSMLQTDDILKSAQAAMEKKRPEDVAYAKL